In Acropora muricata isolate sample 2 chromosome 11, ASM3666990v1, whole genome shotgun sequence, one DNA window encodes the following:
- the LOC136889980 gene encoding uncharacterized protein isoform X2, giving the protein MWFIYGKKFLCISKGNLALLPGLLVILLFSAFCMLAMDSPSMSPVKKRACLVESIYQHSRINTIAPSDQFHGIRISAELMR; this is encoded by the exons ATGTGGTTTATTTACGGGAAAAAATTTCTATGTATCTCTAAAG GGAACCTTGCATTGCTCCCTGGTTTGCTG GTTATCCTCCTGTTTTCCGCTTTCTGTATGTTGGCGATGGACAGCCCTAGCATGAGTCCTGTGAAGAAAAG AGCGTGCTTGGTCGAATCTATCTATCAGCATTCGCGAATAAACACTATAGCTCCAAGTGATCAATTTCACGGAATCCGGATCAGCGCTGAACTAATGCGGTGA
- the LOC136889980 gene encoding uncharacterized protein isoform X1, with protein MWFIYGKKFLCISKVLWSYPFYFGYTSSSVSTIRNLALLPGLLVILLFSAFCMLAMDSPSMSPVKKRACLVESIYQHSRINTIAPSDQFHGIRISAELMR; from the exons ATGTGGTTTATTTACGGGAAAAAATTTCTATGTATCTCTAAAG TTTTGTGGTCTTATCCTTTTTACTTCGGTTACACCTCCTCATCAGTGAGCACAATCA GGAACCTTGCATTGCTCCCTGGTTTGCTG GTTATCCTCCTGTTTTCCGCTTTCTGTATGTTGGCGATGGACAGCCCTAGCATGAGTCCTGTGAAGAAAAG AGCGTGCTTGGTCGAATCTATCTATCAGCATTCGCGAATAAACACTATAGCTCCAAGTGATCAATTTCACGGAATCCGGATCAGCGCTGAACTAATGCGGTGA